In the genome of Arachis hypogaea cultivar Tifrunner chromosome 9, arahy.Tifrunner.gnm2.J5K5, whole genome shotgun sequence, the window tTTCATCCGTTCAATAGAAAAATATATCATAAGGATTATTGTAGGCTTGTAGCAGTATAAGATGAGATTCTGAAATCGGAATTGATTGCAGAATAAACACAAAAGAGAAAGTGGGTAGAAAATGAAGGAAGGAAGGAAACGAGACAGCGCATGTACCTTGAGCCTTGAGGCATCAGGCACCTCCAAAGTAATATGTGAATAATGTGATTGAGTTATCAAGTGATGTGGTGTTCATTTTATTATACACACATTTTTTCTGAGGTTGACATTAAGTCACAGAAAAAAGGCTGCGATAAACAACAACGACTTATCCAAaacacagaaagagggagagaaTGGCGAACATACCGTCGTCACTGTCTCTGCAATTATCAAACTCATTCCCGCTTCCTTCTTCCAAATTCTCACCCAAACCTCACCTTCTCCGCAACCACCACCACCGCCGCCGCTTCTTTCTCTTCACAACCCGCGCACAATCCGATCCTGACGAGTCCTCCCAACCCGAATCTGACCCGCCCGCCGCTCCCGGTGACGACGACTTCGAGAACCGCATCAACCAGCTCCGTGTCCGTTACCGGAGTGGCACGGGGAAGAAAGCAGAGGCTCGAAAGGGCCGCAAGTCCAAGAAGGGATCCTCCTCCACCTCCGGATCCGGCGTGTTCTTGCCACCAGTACCACTGAAAGAACCGGTGTCCGGCGGATTGAAGGTAGACTTCGGGTTCAGCGCATACAGCGAGAGGTTAAACGGTCGAATTGCGATTCTAGGGTTAACGGCGCTGTTGCTGGTGGAGCTGGCAACGGGGAAGGGAGTGATAAACTACCACACACCAGCCATTATTCTTATTCAGATCTATTTCGTGGCCGCAGTTTCTGCCCTCTACATCAAGTACGAGAAGGAGAAGATAAGCGTTTGGCCCGACTCCTCAACTAACAAGTAAACTTCAACGGCAAaggcttttctttttttctgtcCAGGGATACTATTTATAATTTAACTGTCCTATCTTATATATTGTTGAGCTTCAATTTTGTTCATGTAATAACTAATACTATGGGAAAGTAAATATGTAAAGCAGATATATTGGTTCATATCATGGcatggaaagaaattgaaggcGATTTTATTATCTTTGTGCACTGCACTAAATTACAATAAATCTACACACCAGTTTTATGTTTGTCACCTACCTGGAAAGAATGATGACTGATGACCACTCCAAACAATGTTTTTATGATGCCATTTTTCATTAGATCTTGAGGCAGAGTTCTAATGGTTTTTCATATGCTATTCTGTTCATACTGCACTTTACACAGCCctttttatatcttatcttttgctAGAAAAATATGACAACCTACGCTTACAAAAGGTACATCAAGGGCTCCAATATTTTTTCCCACTACCTTCCTGAATGATCTTCACTATAACAGTAATCcaaacacccccccccccccccaaaaaaaaaacaaaaacaaaaacaaaaacaacttgGCTATAAGGGTGGGCGTGCAAAAAAGTCATTGACGGCAAGATTAGTGTCACCGTGAGCCACGGCATCCTCCGGCTCTGGAACGAATAGACTAGTTGATGAAACCTGCACATTAAACAATCCTTGAAGTGTCAGTAGGAAGAAATTATACCGTGCATGTCAATATCTTGTATCTATAAAAGAACCAGCAGCCAGATAGCTTAGTAACAACATGATCAGATAAAGATGAGTGATATTTCAGCAAATAAAAATTCTATAAGCTCGTATTGATAACTATTTCAGGATAGCAACAAAACTCATGACATGGACAGGGAACAAAAGATAGAGATTTGACACATACTTTTGTATCAACTACCATGTCACCATTGTTATCCGCAATTATGTTTGCACCGTGTGCTTTCAACCATTCTGAGCACTCTTCCAAAGCATCCGTGTCTTTATCATCGCTTACTCCATTTGTTGGCACTACATTTGAGAATCCAAGAACCTGAGAGATATATGAAACAGGCACAGTTGGGCGATATGACCGGCACATGCAGGTCACAGCTTTAAAACGCATCTTCTCAACATAAAGATCTGCAGAAGttagattgaaaataaaaaatcacaataGTGTGAAACTCTTAATTCTTCATAATAAGTTGCCAAAAAGCTGCAAATGAAAACAAGTTAATCTAAAATGCTCACCCATAAGGCAGGTGTTCAAGTTAGGAGCTGCTTTGTATAGTCTGAAGAAAGTAACATAATTTCCAGAGGTTACAGCTGCACGAACAGCAAGGGCATGTTTTACAGCTTCATACTTTTTTGCTTCCTCGGATAACCTGACATCGACAAATATTAGACATCCAAAATCTGATGTACTCCTTGACAATTTCAACATGGAAATTATTAAAAATGTGGGCTAACCTTGACATTGATGATAGGAGATCTCTGTTATTATTTGCATGCATTATAACACAAAGCAAGTTGTAAGCAGCAAATTCCATATAGGACCCCTCAATCCCTTCAGCATACAGAGTTTTCAACTGAGACTGGCACTGAAACCACACAAATCCAATCAACTTGCTTCGgattcaacaaataaaataacatGGCACAAAAGGAACAAGGCTTTGCACTTGGTAATTAATAATTCAATACTGAATAATTCcacaatttttataataaaaaactaCTATTTCTTGATCAAAAGAAATTCTACCTAAGAATGGTTATACTTAGCTCCCTGATTTAAAATTAAGAATGCAACACTAACCTGATTATACTCAGGGAGGTCCCCAAACTCCAGTGCCAACCGGGCATGTGTTTCATACACCTGAAACATTATTTAGAGTTAGCGAGAGCAGTAAAGATGGAAACATAAGGTACCTAGAATAACcagttaaaataaaatagaaggcaTGAGCTATTTGAGAGCAAAAagaaaccaaatttaaaaattcccaGAACAAATGACTAGTAGGATAGCCAAAGATATTTGACGTGATCCAGTAGAAGATATCTAGACTGAATAGTACCTTGACTGTTAGATGATTGCGTATTCGTTGCACAGTAAGGTCTTGGCGAATTGACTTTAACTGGTCACATTTATAAAGGTAATTCTTTTGGGAATTTTGAACCATCAATAGTGCCTTTTCAAGGACCTCTTCAGGTCTTACCTGCAAGTTCAATAAAATTTAATCGAAGATTAATGACTAAAGTGGAGAAGGGAAGCCAGCAAAAGGAAGCAGTGTGCCATTTAAATTCATAAGACAAAGAAACTATACAGTGGCAGGGTCTGGTGCAGAAGTTAATCGCAGATAACGCTTCTCAATTTCTTGGCAAGTACCCTTTACAGTAAGGGCATCCCAGTCAATATCCTCAACAGCTTTGCTAACACCATCTTCAAAGGCTTTGCTCAACACC includes:
- the LOC112712335 gene encoding uncharacterized protein; translated protein: MANIPSSLSLQLSNSFPLPSSKFSPKPHLLRNHHHRRRFFLFTTRAQSDPDESSQPESDPPAAPGDDDFENRINQLRVRYRSGTGKKAEARKGRKSKKGSSSTSGSGVFLPPVPLKEPVSGGLKVDFGFSAYSERLNGRIAILGLTALLLVELATGKGVINYHTPAIILIQIYFVAAVSALYIKYEKEKISVWPDSSTNK